From a single Georhizobium profundi genomic region:
- a CDS encoding MurR/RpiR family transcriptional regulator, whose product MAVSIPATVETTVHATMDALTSAEKRAARTLLANYPTIGLAPVAEFGTAAGASAATVLRFISRLGFRSYPDFQRALRTELDERTKSPLQRSFEVPRQESERFLDRFFEQTAEIMRATAERIPASEFEAASRKLADSRNACHLAGGRFTDALAMYMEAHLRRARPGVRRLDGRIANRADQLLDIKAGDVVVLFDMRRYDDDLLETARQLKAARAFTILMTDEWISPISRFSKIVLPCRVSIDRIWDANTAMFALVEALIARTTELSWKTAESRIRVGD is encoded by the coding sequence ATGGCGGTGAGCATTCCGGCGACGGTCGAGACCACCGTTCATGCCACGATGGACGCACTGACATCCGCCGAGAAGCGCGCAGCGCGGACGCTGCTGGCGAATTATCCGACGATCGGGCTTGCGCCGGTTGCGGAATTCGGCACAGCTGCAGGTGCAAGTGCCGCAACGGTGTTGCGCTTCATTTCCAGGTTGGGCTTTCGCTCCTATCCGGATTTTCAGCGCGCGCTGCGCACCGAACTGGACGAGCGCACGAAATCACCGCTGCAGCGCAGTTTCGAGGTGCCGCGCCAGGAGAGCGAGCGGTTTCTCGATCGCTTCTTCGAGCAAACCGCGGAGATCATGCGGGCGACGGCCGAGCGCATTCCCGCATCCGAATTCGAGGCCGCATCCCGCAAGCTCGCCGACAGCCGCAATGCATGTCATCTCGCCGGCGGCCGCTTCACCGACGCGCTCGCCATGTACATGGAAGCGCATCTCAGGCGCGCGCGGCCCGGCGTGCGCAGGCTTGACGGGCGGATCGCCAACCGGGCCGACCAGTTGCTGGACATCAAGGCGGGCGATGTTGTCGTGCTGTTCGACATGCGCCGCTATGACGACGATTTGCTCGAAACCGCACGCCAGCTGAAGGCGGCGCGCGCTTTCACCATTCTCATGACCGATGAATGGATTTCGCCGATTTCGCGCTTTTCCAAGATCGTGCTGCCGTGCCGGGTCTCGATCGACCGCATCTGGGACGCGAACACCGCCATGTTCGCGCTTGTGGAGGCGCTGATTGCGCGGACCACCGAATTGTCCTGGAAGACCGCCGAAAGCCGCATTCGCGTCGGCGACTGA